The DNA window TCCTTGTCCACACAATTCACTCACCACTTCTCGATAATCAGCACTGCAACCTAAATCTTGCCCATCTCGCAATATCGCTTTACGTCGATATTCACTCTCCGGCCAGAGTGCGGTCAAACTCAAGCGTGAAGCTATGAGAATTCTTCCATCTAAAGCTTCCGCCAACAAAGAGAAACGATAAGATAAAGGAACAAGACCACCCTTAATATGTCCTCTCATTAACTCCACCACAGGAACCATAGTAGAATCAACATCACCATCATCTTTCTGATACCAACGAGGATTTATTTGAAGCGAATGGTCATCCACCACAACAGCAATCCCTACGTTCTTATCATAAGCTATTCCGCGCTTTGCAAGACGTAGTGCTAGATCAAAAGTATATTCAGAGAACAAGCCAAATCCTTCATCTTGGTTGTCACCAACAGCAGCTACCCCCTCCCTGTTTAATGGATAGTGACCACCCAAAATTGCAGTTGGACCTTTCCAGCCAGTAACAAATGTTTGAAGCTTTAACTCAAGTTCATCTAACGTGGGAATGATTGCTTTTGACATGAATATCACTTCGAAGTGATAAATTATATATTAAACTTCTAGTAGATTTTTAGTAATTTAATGGAAAAGTTAATAATAAATAACAGAGATTTACTAAATTATGTACAAAATTGACAATACTGATGCAAAACTGCTCGTAGAATTAGACCACAATGCTCGACAGGCAGAAACGACATTAGCTAAAAAGATCCACCGTTCTAAAGAATCTGTCAGATACCGTATCAAAACTCTTGAGCAAAAAGGTGTTATCGAAGGACACACTATCTGGATTGACACAGTACAATTAGGCTACCACAGCGCAAAATTATATCTAACTCTTGCCAACAAACCAAAACTACGTGAGGAATTTGTAAAATATGTCACCCAAGATAAACGCCTCTTTTGGTTAGGTCTTGCTGACGGTGCTTGGAATGCAGGACTTACCTATTTTGTCACCTCAAATCAAGAATTCTTCGAGCTCAAGAATGAATTATTTAGTCAATTCAAAGAACTGATCACCGCAAGCCAGATAGCATCAATTGTTGAAATTGGATTCAAGAATAAAACTTTTCTTACACCTTCCGAATCTGTATGGAAAACTATGTTCACCCAACCTAAGACATTCTACACTTTAGATGCAGTTGAAAGGAAAATCCTTCGAGCACTTTTTGCCAACGGACGGATCTCCCTGACTCAACTTGCGCAGCAAACACAATCAACTATTGACATAGTACGACATCGTATGCACAAGTTAGAAGAGAAGAAGATTATCGCACGATATGGTGCTCGTATCAATTACAACAAATTAGGATATGAATTTTACAAGACGTTCTGTTACTTTCAAAACCTCACTAAGCAAGATGAAAAAAAGTTCCTAGAATATTGTCGAAAGCAACATCCAATTATACACTTTGTTAAAACAATCAGCTCATGGGACATCGAATTAGAAAGCATGTGTAAAAGTTACCATGAATATCTTAAGATCATCAACGATTTAACAAGAGAGTTCCCCAGCATCATCAAAGTAGAGACAGCTATCATGAGTGAGGATTATGTCTTTCCTGCTAAGAAGATGATTTTTGAAGAGTAGAGATGAATGTTGTGTAGAAATCTACTTCCCTACTTTCTTCTTCAACTCAGCCACTTCTTTCTTCAAATGTATCAAAATCTCCAGCTGTTTCTGATCAATACGCAAGTCACGCACATCTTTTTCTAAATCTAATTCAGCGCGAGCTTGATCGCGTTTCGCTGCGCGATTTTGACTCATCAAGATAACAGGTGCCTGTAACGCTGCAACCATTGATAATCCAAGATTCAATAAAATGAAAGGAAATGGATCAAAAGGCACACTTAGTAAAATCCCATTAGTAACAATCCATAAAACCAACACAACTAGAAATGTCGTAATGAATCTCCAACTGCCACCTACTTCCGCAATCTTATCAGAAAATTTATCTAATTTTTTCAAATCTTTCTTGTAGAGCTGATCAATTCTTTCCAGTGTCGTCTCAACTTTATGAATTTCATGTTCAAAAACTTGGATAATATCTTCTTCGGTCTCAAAAAGAACAGAAGATTGTTTCTTCTTCCCCACCTAGACCACCTTATAGCCAATAGAATGAGTAAGGATATCTTTTGCCAAGCCTAAATGAATCTCGCTTTCAGCATAAATAGTATACAAAGCAGTGCCTTTAGCAACTTTTGCGCCCACGGCAGCATGTAAAAAAACACCAGCCCCTTTATCTAATGGAGCACCCGCAACACGAGCAATCTTTGCAATAATTTCGTTATCAATTTCACGAATAGTTCCCGATTTTGGAACAGTAACAACATAGGTATATTTTCCTAAACAAAACTGTTTTTGTTTACCTTGTGCACGAATAATATCTTGCATCTTCGTAAACGCTTTTCCTGACTCCAAAATTTCTTTCGCGCGAGCATGAGCATGAGCATAAGGACAATTACACACCATTTCAATAAGATGAGCTGACATCGCAATAGCTTTCTTCTTAAGATCTTGAGGAGCTTTAGGATCATTGCGTAACACCGCCATAACATCATTTGCTTCCAGAAGAGGACCAACACCAAACCCGATAGGCTGCGAACCATCGGTAATTTCAACACGCACTTTCATCCCCAAATGCTTTCCTACTAAAGTAAACATTTTCTTAAGATGAAGTGCTTCTTTATGTGATTTGACTTTCGCAGTTTTTCCCATAGGGATATCAATCAAAACATGCGTTGCGCCAACAGAATATTTCTTCGCCATCACCGACGCAAGCATTTGACCTTCCGCATCAATCGAAAGAGGATGTTCCACCATGATAATTTTATCATCAGCAGGAGCAAGGTTCATTGAACCACCATGAACAATACAAGCGCCCGTCTTTTTAACAACCTCTCGAATCTTTTTCTCCGAGAGAACAACTTGTGCCAAACACTCCATCGTATCAGCAGTACCGGCAGGTGACGTGATTGCGCGTGAACTTGTTTTAGGAATAGTATATCCCGCTGCTGCAATAATAGGAATCACAATCATTGTAGTACGATTACCAGGAAGACCACCGATACAATGTTTATCTAATGTAAGAGATCCAAACTTAAGTTTCTCCCCCGTATCTACCATTGCTTTAGTCATATCAACAACTTCATGAATATCCCACCCATGTACAAATCCAGCAGAAACAAAATACGTTTTTTCAATGTCACTTAATCGGTCATTCGTAATATCATCAATAATGGAATATAACTCTTTATACCCTAACTTTGCGCCAAATAATTTTTCTCTAATGTGAGCCAAAGACTCAGGTTTTCCTGCATATCGAACACGAACTTTTTGCCCATGTTTTACATGAAGTAACGCCAGCACTTCTTCAAAGAGACCAATTGATCCTTCTGGAACAACTTTATCATGCTGTGCAATATCAAGAATACAAGTGATTTCTTTAGGATGATCTTTGATCGTAATCCTATCACCGATATGAAGATCAAGGCGTTGCGCATCTTTCTGATTAAGAATAGCAACCAAAACATTACCTGTAGCAATATCCATATCCTTAACTTTAAAATACATAATCTAATCCCTCTTTTAGTAGGAAAGAATCATTTTATGGTTTATATAGATTGTGATAAGATTAAATGCCAAAGAATACAAAACCTTTTTAAAGAACCATTAGTCTGACAACGACATAGTGGGCCCGTGGTCTAGCGGTTACGGAAAAATCAATTCCGCCACAGATGACAGCGCCCTTACAAGGAGAAATCCTCTGAAAGGCGTTAGTCCCCGGTTCAAATCCGGGCGGGCCCATTCATACTTCTTTATTCAACAACGATTCCCGGATGCAAAAACGGGTCACGAACGAGCAAAGCGAAGTGACTCGACCCAGTTCAAATAGAAGATTACATTTCTAGGCAGGCCCATTCATACCCCTACTTCTCTAAAACCATACTTTTTATATATCAAAACCGATCTAACTTACTCGTGGATCAAAAAATCTTTGACATGCTTTTAGAAGAAGAGGAGATTAGCTGGAAGACTATCCTTCAAGATCTCGTTAAGCGAGAAGAAATGGATCCGTGGGATATCGATATCACTGTTCTTACTCAACGTTACATTCAAGTTATTAAAGAGATGAAAGAGCACGACCTCAAGATTTCAGGAAAAATTCTTCTCGCCGCAGCATTTCTACTCAAACTCAAATGTTCCAACTTACTTGAAAAAGATTTTACCCGTCTTGATGCTCTCATGAGTCAAACTGAAAACCTTGACGAACTGGAAGATGAAATTTTTGAAGGAAACGACGGAGAAAAACGCGTCAAAGAGAAATATCAACTCATTCCACGTAACCCTCAACCTCGTAATCGTAAAGTATCTATGAATGATTTAATTGAAGCATTACAACATGCCATGGAAAGTAAAAAACGCTTCTTAGAAAAAATTAGGCCTGTCAAATTCAAATTACCTGAACGTAAAATGGACATCATGGAAGCAATTCGCGATGTTTATCAAAAATTAATTTATTATACACAAAAAGAAAACAAAACAACGATCACATTTAGCAAACTTCTTCCACCCAATAGCGGCAAAGATGAAAAAGTGTATACATTTGTGCCATTACTTCATCTAGAAAATCAACACCGCGTAGAAATGGAACAAAAAAAAGCATTTGAAGAGATTGCCGTCACCGTACGTGCGCGAAAGACCAAAGTAGCATAAATTTCCTCTTTGCCATGTACCCTTCACAACCTTTTTAAAGTCGAAAGTGAGTTCTTCCCTACATGAAACCGACGAAAAGTATCCAAGTGCCTGCAAAATTAGTGGATCAAGTAATAGGTCAAGAAGAAGCAGTCAATATTATTCGTAAAGCAGCAGGACAACGTCGTCATGTTCTCTTAATTGGTGATCCAGGTACAGGAAAAAGTATGTTAGGCATGGCGCTTGCTGAACTTCTCCCTAAATCGGATCTTAAAGATATTCTTTCTTTTCCAAATCCAAATGATGAAAATAATCCTACTATTCAAGAAACACCAGCAGGGAAAGGCAGAGAAGAAGTCAAAAAATATCAAATTGATGCGAAAGAGATGCTCAAAAGTAACAATTTTCTCTTATTCATTGTCGCTATTATCACTCTTATTGCGCCCTGGTGGATTCGCTACCATTACAAATCAGATATAATGTTTGCAGCATTTTTCTTAGGCGGTATGATCTTTCTTGCCGCATTCGCCATGATGTTAAGTATGGGTCCACGCATGTTTAAACAAGGCATTATTGTCGCACCAAAAGTTATTG is part of the Candidatus Woesearchaeota archaeon genome and encodes:
- a CDS encoding DUF1003 domain-containing protein, yielding MGKKKQSSVLFETEEDIIQVFEHEIHKVETTLERIDQLYKKDLKKLDKFSDKIAEVGGSWRFITTFLVVLVLWIVTNGILLSVPFDPFPFILLNLGLSMVAALQAPVILMSQNRAAKRDQARAELDLEKDVRDLRIDQKQLEILIHLKKEVAELKKKVGK
- a CDS encoding segregation/condensation protein A, whose protein sequence is MDQKIFDMLLEEEEISWKTILQDLVKREEMDPWDIDITVLTQRYIQVIKEMKEHDLKISGKILLAAAFLLKLKCSNLLEKDFTRLDALMSQTENLDELEDEIFEGNDGEKRVKEKYQLIPRNPQPRNRKVSMNDLIEALQHAMESKKRFLEKIRPVKFKLPERKMDIMEAIRDVYQKLIYYTQKENKTTITFSKLLPPNSGKDEKVYTFVPLLHLENQHRVEMEQKKAFEEIAVTVRARKTKVA
- a CDS encoding Lrp/AsnC family transcriptional regulator; translated protein: MYKIDNTDAKLLVELDHNARQAETTLAKKIHRSKESVRYRIKTLEQKGVIEGHTIWIDTVQLGYHSAKLYLTLANKPKLREEFVKYVTQDKRLFWLGLADGAWNAGLTYFVTSNQEFFELKNELFSQFKELITASQIASIVEIGFKNKTFLTPSESVWKTMFTQPKTFYTLDAVERKILRALFANGRISLTQLAQQTQSTIDIVRHRMHKLEEKKIIARYGARINYNKLGYEFYKTFCYFQNLTKQDEKKFLEYCRKQHPIIHFVKTISSWDIELESMCKSYHEYLKIINDLTREFPSIIKVETAIMSEDYVFPAKKMIFEE
- a CDS encoding AMP phosphorylase yields the protein MYFKVKDMDIATGNVLVAILNQKDAQRLDLHIGDRITIKDHPKEITCILDIAQHDKVVPEGSIGLFEEVLALLHVKHGQKVRVRYAGKPESLAHIREKLFGAKLGYKELYSIIDDITNDRLSDIEKTYFVSAGFVHGWDIHEVVDMTKAMVDTGEKLKFGSLTLDKHCIGGLPGNRTTMIVIPIIAAAGYTIPKTSSRAITSPAGTADTMECLAQVVLSEKKIREVVKKTGACIVHGGSMNLAPADDKIIMVEHPLSIDAEGQMLASVMAKKYSVGATHVLIDIPMGKTAKVKSHKEALHLKKMFTLVGKHLGMKVRVEITDGSQPIGFGVGPLLEANDVMAVLRNDPKAPQDLKKKAIAMSAHLIEMVCNCPYAHAHARAKEILESGKAFTKMQDIIRAQGKQKQFCLGKYTYVVTVPKSGTIREIDNEIIAKIARVAGAPLDKGAGVFLHAAVGAKVAKGTALYTIYAESEIHLGLAKDILTHSIGYKVV